One Burkholderia cepacia genomic window carries:
- a CDS encoding S53 family peptidase — MARHLHADREPRIVAESKCLGPCDPAERIHVTIMLRRQEEGQLDTLLHQLATGDAQAKPVSRETFAQRFSANPDDIRKAEDFARRHQLTVDRVDPVESVVVVSGTIQQFEAAFGVKLERFEHRSIGQYRGRSGPIALPDDLGDAVTAVLGLDSRPQARPHFRLRPPFTPARGGAAGVTFTPVQLASLYGFPAGDGAGQCIAIIELGGGYRAADIQQYFRGLGITKPPTLVDVNVGTGRNAPTGDPSGPDGEVALDIEIAGAIAPAAKIAVYFAANSDAGFIQAVNAAVSDTTNKPSVISISWGGPEAIWQAQSAQAFNRVLQAAAAQGITVCAASGDSGAGDGLQDGADHVDFPASSPYVLGCGGTQLDALPGQGIRSEVAWNDEAAGGGAGGGGVSTLFDLPAWQQGLAATLADGSRVPLAKRGVPDVAGDASPQTGYEVSIAGTATVMGGTSAVAPLWAALIARINAAANASVGWINPTLYKHPDALRDITEGSNGAYAAAQGWDACTGLGSPNGAQLAAILTRKPSS; from the coding sequence ATGGCAAGGCATCTTCACGCCGACCGTGAACCCCGAATCGTCGCCGAGTCCAAGTGCCTCGGCCCGTGCGATCCGGCAGAACGCATCCACGTCACGATCATGTTGCGGCGGCAGGAAGAAGGGCAACTCGATACGCTGCTTCACCAGCTCGCCACCGGCGACGCGCAAGCGAAACCGGTGTCGCGCGAAACCTTCGCGCAACGTTTTTCCGCCAATCCCGACGATATTCGCAAGGCCGAGGACTTCGCGCGTCGCCACCAGCTGACGGTCGATCGCGTCGATCCGGTCGAAAGCGTCGTCGTGGTGTCCGGCACGATCCAGCAGTTCGAAGCCGCGTTCGGCGTCAAGCTCGAGCGCTTCGAGCATCGGTCGATCGGCCAGTATCGCGGCCGCTCCGGCCCGATCGCGCTGCCCGACGATCTCGGCGACGCCGTCACGGCCGTGCTCGGCCTCGACAGCCGTCCGCAGGCGCGGCCGCATTTCCGGCTGCGGCCGCCGTTCACGCCCGCGCGCGGCGGCGCGGCGGGCGTCACGTTCACCCCGGTCCAGCTCGCATCGCTGTACGGCTTCCCGGCCGGCGACGGCGCCGGGCAGTGCATCGCGATCATCGAGCTCGGCGGCGGCTACCGTGCGGCGGACATCCAGCAGTATTTCCGCGGGCTCGGCATCACTAAGCCGCCGACGCTCGTCGACGTCAACGTCGGCACCGGCCGCAACGCGCCGACCGGCGATCCGAGCGGCCCGGACGGTGAAGTCGCGCTCGACATCGAGATCGCCGGCGCGATCGCGCCGGCCGCGAAGATCGCCGTCTATTTCGCGGCGAACAGCGATGCGGGCTTCATCCAGGCCGTCAACGCGGCCGTCAGCGACACGACCAACAAGCCGTCGGTGATCTCGATCAGCTGGGGCGGCCCGGAGGCCATCTGGCAGGCGCAGTCCGCGCAGGCGTTCAATCGCGTGCTGCAGGCGGCGGCCGCGCAGGGCATCACCGTGTGCGCGGCCTCCGGCGACAGCGGCGCGGGCGACGGGCTGCAGGACGGCGCCGATCATGTCGACTTCCCCGCTTCGAGCCCGTATGTGCTCGGCTGCGGCGGCACGCAACTCGACGCGTTGCCCGGGCAGGGCATCCGCAGCGAGGTCGCGTGGAACGACGAGGCGGCCGGCGGCGGCGCGGGCGGGGGCGGCGTCAGCACGCTGTTCGACCTGCCGGCGTGGCAGCAGGGGCTTGCCGCGACGCTGGCCGACGGCAGTCGCGTGCCGCTCGCGAAGCGCGGCGTGCCGGACGTCGCCGGCGATGCGTCGCCGCAGACCGGCTACGAAGTGTCGATCGCGGGCACGGCCACGGTGATGGGCGGCACGAGTGCGGTCGCGCCGCTGTGGGCCGCGCTGATCGCACGGATCAACGCGGCGGCGAACGCGTCCGTCGGCTGGATCAACCCGACGCTGTACAAGCATCCGGACGCGTTGCGCGACATCACCGAAGGCAGCAACGGCGCGTACGCGGCCGCGCAGGGCTGGGATGCCTGCACGGGCCTCGGCAGCCCGAACGGCGCGCAGCTCGCCGCGATCCTGACGCGCAAGCCGTCGAGCTGA
- a CDS encoding LysE family translocator, which yields MISTHLLLIYLAALAAIYAVPGPDMALVLQTSIGRGVRPGMAAAAGLSLARTAHVTLSACGVAALIRSAPWLYEVIRYGGALYLAYVAIQVFRSPVFALGDGDAAATAGELRQSFVKGLLTNLLNPKALLFCSVLLPQFVRPEAGPVVLQMFELGALLVAAGVCFDLACVFGASRIAAWMRAHPLAQTVQRWTFSAALIGFALRLSMD from the coding sequence ATGATTTCCACGCATTTGCTGTTGATTTATCTCGCCGCGCTGGCGGCCATCTACGCGGTGCCGGGGCCGGACATGGCGCTCGTGCTGCAGACCAGCATCGGCCGCGGCGTGCGGCCGGGAATGGCGGCGGCCGCCGGCCTGTCGCTCGCGCGCACCGCGCACGTGACGCTGTCCGCCTGCGGCGTCGCGGCGCTGATCCGCAGCGCGCCGTGGCTGTACGAAGTGATCCGCTATGGTGGCGCGCTCTATCTCGCGTATGTCGCGATCCAGGTGTTCCGTTCGCCCGTGTTCGCGCTCGGCGACGGCGACGCGGCGGCCACGGCGGGCGAGTTGCGGCAGTCGTTCGTGAAGGGCCTGCTGACCAACCTGCTGAACCCGAAGGCGCTGTTGTTCTGCTCGGTGCTGCTGCCGCAGTTCGTGCGCCCCGAGGCGGGGCCGGTCGTGTTGCAGATGTTCGAGCTGGGCGCGCTGCTGGTGGCGGCCGGCGTGTGCTTCGACCTCGCGTGCGTGTTCGGCGCGTCGCGGATCGCCGCGTGGATGCGTGCGCATCCGCTCGCGCAGACGGTGCAGCGCTGGACGTTTTCCGCGGCGCTGATCGGTTTTGCGCTGCGCCTGTCGATGGACTGA
- a CDS encoding Lrp/AsnC family transcriptional regulator, which produces MTELDKTDRAILAAVQRDGRLPIARLADTVGLSETPCARRLKRLENDGYIERYRAQLSRQALGFGVVAFVLVRFATHDRKTADRFEREVLGIERILACHNVAGTADYLLQVVARDLDDYGTFLRESLRMLPGVTSIESALSLREVKREGGFPVP; this is translated from the coding sequence ATGACCGAACTCGACAAAACCGACCGCGCGATCCTTGCCGCGGTGCAGCGCGACGGCCGCCTGCCGATCGCCCGCCTCGCCGACACCGTGGGCCTCTCCGAGACCCCTTGCGCGCGCCGCCTGAAGCGCCTCGAAAACGACGGCTACATCGAGCGCTACCGCGCGCAGCTGTCGCGCCAGGCGCTCGGCTTCGGCGTCGTCGCGTTCGTGCTCGTGCGGTTCGCGACGCACGACCGCAAGACCGCCGACCGCTTCGAACGGGAAGTGCTCGGCATCGAGCGGATCCTGGCGTGCCACAACGTGGCGGGCACCGCCGACTATCTGCTGCAGGTCGTGGCGCGCGATCTCGACGATTACGGCACGTTCCTGCGCGAATCGCTGCGGATGCTGCCGGGCGTGACGTCGATCGAATCGGCGCTGTCGCTGCGCGAGGTCAAGCGCGAAGGAGGCTTTCCGGTGCCGTGA
- a CDS encoding LysR family transcriptional regulator, which translates to MNVLGNLSTLDLRLIRVFLAVTDAGGVSAAQAVLNVGQSTISAQLSSLETRLGYRLCERGRSGFRLTPKGERFHAMSRKLLAALDEFGIAARHMDRQLVGTLHIGLIGHTPVSQNARIAEAIAAFRTRDEAVRFSISVRAPGDLEEKLLSDEIQIAVGYFWHRVPSLHYTPLFIERQVAYCGRGHPLFDGAGALTPADVAGFEWAWRSYPLPEAQMSTTPDRVTATADNMEAVALLILSGHHLGYLPQHFAAPYVAQGLLAPLNPEQLRYDVTFHMVVARNGRGNPLVEAFLEDLERAHQPTDA; encoded by the coding sequence ATGAACGTGCTGGGGAATCTGTCGACCCTCGATCTGCGGTTGATCCGCGTGTTTCTCGCGGTCACGGACGCGGGCGGCGTGTCGGCCGCGCAGGCCGTGCTGAACGTCGGGCAGTCGACGATCAGCGCGCAGCTGTCGTCGCTGGAGACGCGGCTCGGCTACCGGCTCTGCGAGCGCGGCCGCAGCGGGTTCCGGCTCACGCCGAAGGGCGAGCGGTTCCACGCGATGAGCCGCAAGCTGCTCGCGGCGCTCGACGAATTCGGGATCGCCGCGCGCCACATGGACCGCCAGCTGGTCGGCACGCTGCACATCGGCCTGATCGGCCATACGCCGGTGAGCCAGAACGCGCGGATCGCCGAGGCGATCGCCGCGTTCCGCACGCGCGACGAGGCCGTGCGCTTCTCGATCTCGGTGCGGGCGCCGGGCGATCTCGAGGAAAAGCTGCTGAGCGACGAGATCCAGATCGCGGTCGGCTACTTCTGGCACCGGGTGCCGTCGCTGCACTACACGCCGCTGTTCATCGAGCGCCAGGTCGCGTACTGCGGGCGCGGCCATCCGCTGTTCGACGGCGCCGGCGCGCTGACGCCGGCCGACGTCGCGGGCTTCGAATGGGCGTGGCGCTCGTATCCGCTGCCCGAAGCGCAGATGTCGACGACGCCCGACCGCGTGACCGCGACGGCCGACAACATGGAGGCCGTCGCGCTGCTGATCCTGTCCGGCCACCACCTCGGCTACCTGCCGCAGCACTTCGCGGCGCCGTACGTCGCGCAGGGGCTGCTCGCGCCGCTCAATCCGGAGCAACTGCGCTACGACGTCACGTTCCACATGGTCGTTGCACGCAACGGGCGCGGCAATCCGCTCGTGGAAGCGTTTCTCGAGGATCTGGAACGCGCGCACCAGCCGACCGACGCCTGA
- the speB gene encoding agmatinase: protein MNDHTRFQPLGGNEMPRCGGIATMMRLPHVASAEGLDACFVGVPFDLGTSNRTGARFGPRQIRTESVLLRPYNMATRAAPFDSLQIADIGDVAINPYNLHDSIARIEAAYDTILEHDCKPITLGGDHTIALPILRAIHRKHGKVALIHVDAHADVNDTMMGEKIAHGTPFRRAVEEGLLHGDKVTQIGLRGTGYAAEDFDWCREQGFRVVQAEECWNKSLAPLMEEVRARVGDTPVYISFDIDGIDPAYAPGTGTPEIAGLTVPQALEIIRGARGLNIVGCDLVEVAPPYDPFGTTALLGANLAYELLCVLPGVAYRD from the coding sequence ATGAACGACCACACCCGTTTCCAGCCGCTCGGCGGCAATGAAATGCCGCGCTGCGGCGGCATCGCGACGATGATGCGCCTGCCGCACGTGGCGAGCGCCGAAGGCCTCGACGCCTGCTTCGTCGGCGTGCCGTTCGACCTCGGCACCTCCAACCGCACCGGCGCACGCTTCGGCCCGCGCCAGATCCGCACCGAGTCCGTGCTGCTGCGCCCGTACAACATGGCCACGCGCGCCGCGCCGTTCGATTCGCTGCAGATCGCCGACATCGGCGACGTCGCGATCAATCCGTACAACCTGCACGATTCCATCGCGCGCATCGAAGCCGCGTACGACACGATCCTCGAGCACGACTGCAAGCCGATCACGCTGGGCGGCGACCACACGATCGCGCTGCCGATCCTGCGCGCGATCCACCGCAAGCACGGCAAGGTTGCATTGATCCACGTCGATGCACACGCCGACGTGAACGACACGATGATGGGCGAAAAGATCGCGCACGGCACGCCGTTCCGCCGCGCGGTCGAGGAAGGCCTGCTGCACGGCGACAAGGTCACGCAGATCGGCCTGCGCGGCACGGGCTACGCGGCCGAGGATTTCGACTGGTGCCGCGAGCAGGGCTTCCGCGTCGTCCAGGCCGAGGAATGCTGGAACAAGTCGCTCGCGCCGCTGATGGAAGAAGTGCGCGCGCGCGTCGGCGATACGCCCGTCTACATCAGCTTCGACATCGACGGCATCGACCCGGCCTACGCGCCGGGCACCGGCACGCCGGAAATCGCGGGCCTCACGGTGCCGCAGGCGCTCGAGATCATCCGCGGCGCGAGAGGGCTGAACATCGTCGGTTGCGATCTCGTCGAAGTCGCGCCGCCGTACGATCCGTTCGGCACCACGGCACTGCTCGGCGCGAACCTCGCCTACGAACTGCTGTGCGTGCTGCCGGGCGTCGCGTACCGCGACTGA
- a CDS encoding MFS transporter, which translates to MGTSVKQPKRAALASFVGTTIEWYDFYSYATAAAIVFGPLFFPGENRFISLLASFGSFAVGFFARPLGGVMFGYLGDRFGRKRSLLATLMLMAVSTVAIGLLPTHAQAGVIAPVLLVLMRVLQGIAVGGEWGGAVLLAGEHAPEGKRTFFASFAQLGSASGLILSMLAFGAISTLSKEDMMSWGWRVPFLASSVLLIVGFVIRASVSESPEFEEVKKSGNIAQKPLREALKYWPLLLLAIGANVYGIAGVYFSNIFMISYATQFLSLDRSMVLHCMTIVAVLQFVVQLAAAFLAQRFGTTRVLLITGAWAAIVPFVMLPLVHMGTPLSITVGVGLATLAESGYYSVVAGFVSGIFVARIRYTAISIAYQVCGALAGGLTPLVATIIAQNTAPQWWPLALQYTSAALLSSLCVWLISRRVSIDDAGSPREALPRGARTA; encoded by the coding sequence ATGGGGACTTCCGTCAAGCAACCCAAGCGGGCGGCGCTCGCGTCGTTCGTCGGCACCACGATCGAGTGGTACGACTTCTATAGCTACGCGACCGCCGCCGCCATCGTGTTCGGGCCGCTGTTCTTTCCCGGCGAAAACCGCTTCATCAGCCTGCTCGCGTCGTTCGGCTCGTTCGCGGTGGGCTTCTTCGCGCGGCCGCTCGGCGGCGTGATGTTCGGCTATCTCGGCGACCGCTTCGGCCGCAAGCGCTCGCTGCTCGCGACGCTGATGCTGATGGCCGTGTCGACGGTCGCGATCGGCCTGCTGCCGACCCACGCGCAAGCCGGCGTGATCGCACCGGTCCTGCTCGTGCTGATGCGGGTGCTGCAAGGCATCGCGGTCGGCGGCGAATGGGGCGGCGCGGTGCTGCTCGCCGGCGAGCATGCGCCGGAAGGCAAACGCACGTTCTTCGCATCGTTCGCGCAGCTCGGCAGCGCGAGCGGCCTGATCCTGTCGATGCTCGCGTTCGGCGCGATCAGCACGCTGTCGAAGGAAGACATGATGAGCTGGGGCTGGCGCGTGCCGTTCCTCGCGAGTTCCGTGCTGCTGATCGTCGGCTTCGTGATCCGCGCGAGCGTGTCCGAATCACCCGAGTTCGAGGAAGTCAAGAAAAGCGGCAACATCGCGCAAAAGCCGCTGCGCGAAGCGCTCAAGTACTGGCCGCTGCTGCTGCTCGCGATCGGCGCGAACGTGTACGGCATCGCCGGCGTGTATTTCAGCAACATCTTCATGATCAGCTACGCGACGCAGTTCCTGTCGCTCGACCGGTCGATGGTGCTGCATTGCATGACGATCGTCGCGGTGCTGCAGTTCGTCGTGCAGCTCGCGGCCGCGTTCCTCGCGCAGCGCTTCGGCACCACGCGCGTGCTGCTGATCACCGGCGCATGGGCCGCGATCGTCCCGTTCGTGATGCTGCCGCTCGTGCACATGGGCACGCCGCTGTCGATCACGGTCGGCGTCGGCCTCGCGACGCTCGCGGAGTCGGGCTACTACTCGGTGGTCGCGGGCTTCGTCAGCGGCATCTTCGTCGCACGCATCCGCTACACGGCGATCTCGATCGCGTACCAGGTGTGCGGCGCGCTCGCCGGCGGCCTCACGCCGCTCGTCGCGACCATCATCGCGCAGAACACCGCGCCGCAATGGTGGCCGCTCGCGCTCCAGTACACGAGCGCCGCGCTCCTGTCGTCCCTGTGCGTGTGGCTGATCTCGCGCCGCGTCAGCATCGACGACGCGGGCTCGCCGCGCGAAGCGCTGCCGCGCGGCGCACGCACCGCGTAA
- a CDS encoding inorganic phosphate transporter, producing the protein MNQPASSAAHDQASLARTRHAGYAVFLLVLALGAVYVATHLISDIAPVREGKLFPYLLLGAALLIALGFEFVNGFHDTANAVATVIYTHSLTPNVAVIWSGMWNFLGVMVSSGAVAFGILQLLPVELILQVGSGAGFAMVFALLIAAIVWNLATWYFGLPSSSSHTLIGSIIGVGLMNQLMHGPSGTSGVDWGQALGVGKSLLLSPIVGFLCAALLLLVLKALVRIPELYKEPPKDQPPPFWIRCLLILTCTGVSFAHGSNDGQKGMGLIMLILIGTVPTAYALNKAVTPAETQTFVAVANQAAATFGKYTNGVAPSANARADVERYVQHRELTPAVLPAVQQLSTSLATAVGASGSMAAVPQRDVDNVRNTMYLVSEAIRLIEKSGQPAFAPADRLAIDNYRKQLDHATKFIPTWVKVAVAIALGLGTMVGWKRIVVTVGEKIGKQHLTYGQGASAELVAMLTIGAADVYGLPVSTTHVLSSGVAGTMSANGSGLQWSTVRSLVLAWVLTLPASIALAGGLYWLFRSVG; encoded by the coding sequence ATGAATCAACCTGCTTCGTCCGCCGCGCATGATCAGGCGTCCCTCGCCCGCACCCGGCATGCCGGCTATGCCGTCTTCCTGCTGGTGCTGGCGCTCGGCGCCGTCTACGTTGCCACGCACCTGATCTCCGATATTGCGCCGGTCCGCGAAGGGAAGCTGTTCCCGTACCTGCTGCTCGGCGCCGCGCTGCTGATCGCGCTCGGCTTCGAATTCGTCAACGGCTTCCACGACACCGCGAACGCGGTCGCCACCGTGATCTATACGCACTCGCTGACGCCGAACGTCGCGGTGATCTGGTCCGGCATGTGGAACTTCCTCGGCGTGATGGTCTCGAGCGGCGCCGTTGCGTTCGGCATCCTACAGTTGCTGCCGGTCGAGCTGATCCTGCAGGTCGGCAGCGGCGCGGGCTTCGCGATGGTGTTCGCGCTGCTGATCGCCGCGATCGTGTGGAACCTCGCGACCTGGTATTTCGGGTTGCCGTCGTCGAGTTCGCATACGCTGATCGGGTCGATCATCGGCGTCGGACTGATGAACCAGTTGATGCACGGGCCGTCCGGCACGAGCGGCGTCGACTGGGGCCAGGCGCTCGGCGTCGGCAAGTCGCTGCTGCTCTCGCCGATCGTCGGCTTTCTGTGCGCGGCGCTGCTGCTGCTCGTGCTGAAGGCGCTCGTGCGGATCCCGGAGCTGTACAAGGAGCCGCCGAAGGATCAGCCGCCGCCGTTCTGGATCCGCTGCCTGCTGATCCTGACCTGCACGGGCGTGTCGTTTGCGCACGGTTCGAACGACGGGCAGAAAGGGATGGGGCTCATCATGCTGATCCTGATCGGCACGGTGCCGACCGCCTATGCACTGAACAAGGCCGTCACGCCGGCCGAGACGCAGACCTTCGTGGCGGTCGCGAACCAGGCGGCCGCGACATTCGGAAAGTACACGAACGGCGTCGCGCCGTCCGCGAACGCGCGCGCCGACGTCGAGCGCTACGTGCAGCATCGCGAACTGACGCCCGCCGTGCTGCCGGCCGTGCAGCAGCTGTCGACATCGCTCGCGACCGCGGTCGGCGCGTCGGGCTCGATGGCGGCGGTGCCGCAGCGCGACGTCGACAACGTGCGCAACACGATGTATCTGGTATCCGAAGCGATCCGCCTGATCGAGAAGTCGGGTCAGCCTGCGTTCGCGCCGGCCGACCGGCTCGCGATCGACAACTATCGCAAGCAGCTCGACCATGCGACCAAATTCATTCCGACGTGGGTGAAGGTTGCGGTCGCGATTGCGCTGGGCCTCGGCACGATGGTCGGCTGGAAGCGGATCGTCGTGACCGTCGGCGAGAAAATCGGCAAGCAGCATCTGACGTACGGACAGGGCGCATCGGCCGAACTCGTCGCGATGCTGACGATCGGCGCCGCCGACGTGTACGGATTGCCCGTGTCGACGACACATGTGCTGTCGTCGGGTGTCGCGGGCACGATGTCGGCGAACGGCTCCGGGCTGCAATGGAGCACGGTGCGCAGCCTGGTGCTCGCGTGGGTGCTGACGCTGCCGGCGTCGATCGCGCTCGCGGGCGGGTTGTACTGGCTGTTTCGTTCCGTGGGCTGA
- a CDS encoding 2OG-Fe(II) oxygenase, which yields MRSAPPATAFPLHPFFRASSDTGRPGACDIAQHIDTLDWPAIEAELGRQGCALIPGLLSAPACDALASLYARDALYRSRVVMARHGFGRGEYKYFAYPLPATVDTLRSTLYPHLAPIANRWNAALGVDVRYPAAHSEFLARCQAAGQTRPTPLILQYGPDDYNCLHQDLYGEHVFPLQVAILLSAPGRDFTGGEFVLTEQRPRMQSRAEVVPLTQGDAVIFAVHGRPVQGTRGVYRVNLRHGVSRIRSGHRHTVGIIFHDAQ from the coding sequence ATGCGCTCTGCTCCGCCGGCCACCGCTTTCCCGCTCCATCCCTTCTTCCGCGCATCGTCGGATACAGGGCGCCCCGGCGCCTGCGACATCGCCCAGCACATCGACACGCTGGACTGGCCCGCCATCGAAGCGGAACTGGGCCGCCAGGGGTGTGCGCTCATTCCCGGATTGCTGTCGGCGCCCGCATGCGACGCATTGGCATCACTCTATGCGCGCGATGCGCTGTATCGCTCGCGCGTCGTGATGGCGCGTCACGGTTTCGGACGCGGCGAATACAAGTACTTCGCCTATCCGTTGCCGGCGACCGTCGACACACTGCGCTCGACGCTCTATCCGCACCTCGCGCCGATCGCGAATCGCTGGAATGCCGCCCTTGGCGTCGATGTCCGCTACCCGGCGGCGCATTCGGAATTTCTCGCCCGCTGCCAGGCGGCGGGGCAGACGCGACCGACGCCGCTGATCCTGCAATACGGTCCCGACGACTACAACTGTCTCCATCAGGATCTTTATGGCGAGCACGTGTTTCCGCTGCAGGTCGCGATCCTGCTGTCGGCGCCCGGACGGGACTTTACCGGCGGCGAGTTCGTGCTGACCGAGCAGCGGCCGCGCATGCAGTCGCGCGCCGAAGTGGTGCCGCTGACGCAAGGCGACGCGGTGATCTTCGCCGTGCACGGCAGACCCGTGCAGGGGACGCGCGGCGTCTATCGCGTCAACCTGCGCCACGGCGTGAGCCGGATCCGCAGCGGCCACCGCCACACGGTCGGCATCATCTTTCATGACGCCCAGTGA
- a CDS encoding MFS transporter, producing MTPTSNPGGRTTDFLPYLVAATFFMEYLDTTVIATALPQMARSFGVGPNALSLGMTAYMLALAVFIPISGWIADRYGSRTVFASAIVVFTGASVLCGLSEGVVTFTAARLLQGVGGAMMVPVGRMIVVRSTEKAKLMRAIATITWPGIVAPVVGPPIGGFITTYASWRWIFLLNVPFGLAALACTWLIVRNTRADEQRPLDWAGFVLAGGALTCLLIGTEAAGQQDAQFAHAAVLVGASVLFGAAAWLHARRCAHPLLDFTTLKVPTFSVTVITGSITRMAINAVPYLLPLLFQIGFGLSPFQSGLLLLASALGNLGMKAGTSWILDRYGFRRVALVDVTIVGLFTIACGWLTASTPLAVTLLVVFVYGLTRSMQFTTLATLAYADIPARQTSAASTLWSAAQQMTIGMGIAFGALALRVAASLRGDATGMHYVLDDFRWAFVAAGVLALLTLPGYARLALDAGDRLRASVARG from the coding sequence ATGACCCCCACCTCCAACCCAGGTGGTCGGACGACCGACTTCTTGCCGTATCTCGTCGCCGCAACGTTCTTCATGGAGTACCTCGACACGACCGTGATCGCGACCGCGCTGCCGCAAATGGCGCGTTCGTTCGGCGTCGGGCCGAACGCGCTGAGCCTCGGGATGACGGCCTATATGCTCGCGCTGGCGGTGTTCATCCCGATCAGCGGCTGGATCGCGGACCGTTATGGGTCGCGTACGGTATTCGCGAGTGCGATCGTCGTCTTTACCGGTGCGTCGGTGCTGTGCGGGCTGTCCGAAGGTGTCGTGACGTTCACGGCTGCACGGCTGCTGCAAGGCGTCGGCGGGGCGATGATGGTGCCGGTCGGACGGATGATCGTCGTGCGCAGTACCGAGAAGGCCAAGCTGATGCGGGCGATCGCGACGATCACGTGGCCGGGCATCGTCGCGCCTGTCGTCGGGCCGCCGATCGGCGGCTTCATCACGACCTATGCGTCATGGCGCTGGATCTTCCTGCTGAACGTCCCGTTCGGGCTTGCCGCGCTCGCCTGTACCTGGCTGATCGTCCGGAACACGCGGGCCGACGAGCAACGGCCGCTCGACTGGGCCGGATTCGTGCTGGCCGGCGGTGCATTGACTTGCCTGTTGATCGGTACCGAAGCGGCCGGCCAGCAGGATGCACAGTTCGCGCACGCCGCGGTGCTCGTGGGGGCGAGCGTGCTGTTCGGCGCGGCCGCGTGGTTGCATGCGCGACGCTGCGCGCATCCGCTGCTCGACTTCACGACGCTGAAGGTGCCGACCTTCTCGGTGACGGTGATCACCGGCTCGATCACGCGGATGGCGATCAACGCCGTGCCGTACCTGCTGCCGCTGTTGTTCCAGATCGGCTTCGGGTTGTCGCCGTTCCAGTCCGGCCTGTTGCTGCTCGCGAGTGCGCTCGGCAATCTGGGGATGAAGGCGGGAACGTCGTGGATTCTCGACCGATATGGTTTTCGGCGCGTCGCACTCGTCGACGTGACCATTGTCGGCCTCTTCACGATTGCGTGCGGCTGGCTGACCGCGTCGACGCCGCTGGCGGTCACGCTGCTCGTCGTATTCGTCTACGGACTCACGCGGTCGATGCAGTTCACGACGCTCGCGACACTCGCCTACGCGGACATTCCCGCCCGGCAGACGAGTGCAGCCAGCACGCTGTGGAGTGCCGCACAGCAGATGACGATCGGGATGGGGATCGCGTTCGGCGCGCTGGCGTTGCGCGTGGCCGCCTCGTTGCGCGGCGACGCGACCGGCATGCATTACGTGCTCGACGATTTCCGCTGGGCCTTCGTCGCGGCCGGCGTGCTCGCGCTGCTGACGTTGCCGGGTTATGCGCGGCTTGCGCTCGACGCGGGAGACCGGCTCAGGGCGAGCGTCGCGAGAGGGTGA
- a CDS encoding phosphonate degradation HD-domain oxygenase — MALTLEEIRSLYQEHGHVAYSGEPVTQLEHALQSGLLAEEAGADEALVAAAFLHDLGHLLNRQGETPSARGIDDLHQYYVLPFLRPLFSDAVLEPIRLHVDAKRCLCRTDAGYFESLSPDSVRSLALQGGIFSEEETAAFLQRPFAEDALRLRRWDDTAKEEGKVTPDLDHYMEIVARQVRRA; from the coding sequence ATGGCGTTGACGCTTGAAGAGATTCGCAGTCTGTACCAAGAGCATGGCCATGTGGCCTATAGCGGTGAACCGGTCACGCAGCTCGAGCATGCATTGCAGAGCGGATTGCTGGCGGAAGAGGCGGGGGCTGATGAGGCGCTGGTCGCGGCGGCGTTCCTGCACGATCTCGGGCATCTGCTGAATCGCCAGGGCGAGACGCCGAGTGCGCGCGGGATCGACGATCTGCACCAATATTACGTGTTGCCGTTCCTGCGTCCGCTGTTTTCCGATGCAGTGCTGGAGCCGATCCGCCTGCACGTCGACGCCAAGCGCTGCCTGTGCCGCACGGACGCCGGCTACTTCGAAAGCCTGTCGCCGGACTCGGTGCGCAGTCTCGCGCTGCAGGGCGGCATCTTCAGTGAAGAGGAGACGGCGGCGTTCCTGCAGCGCCCGTTCGCGGAGGATGCGCTGCGTCTGCGCCGCTGGGACGATACGGCCAAGGAAGAAGGCAAGGTGACGCCTGATCTCGATCACTATATGGAGATCGTCGCGCGCCAGGTGCGCAGGGCCTGA